One segment of Gammaproteobacteria bacterium DNA contains the following:
- a CDS encoding glycosyltransferase: protein MNETLKPFSPLVDVIIPVYRGFEETQNCLESVLLNFQKTTIEIVVVNDNSPDVAIQEYLIDLATNGKITLLENPINQGFVNAVNRGMVLHPERDIVLLNSDTEVHGDWLDRLRSCAYSDLQVGTVTPFSNNATICSYPRFTEINSLPEDCTFGALDDLFSKLNHSQSFEIPTAVGFCMYITRNCLDQVGYFNASFFKEGYGEENDFCMRAVDAGFKNLLCADTFIYHKGRVSFAEKADILCDLAQKKIKKSYPHYSTLINDFCTRDPARIMRRRVDLHRLIHSPRKKILFVTHTWGGGTEKHVQDLTKLLSPEFEVLIMRPKSLQEVSVEWAKSGEEFIVYFSLPYTYSKLLDFLKYIRISFIHFHHIIGINQQILKIPNDLELPYEFTLHDYYPICPQFTLTNKDGSYCGEPDTAGCSVCLEERPAPWGMDILSWRTLFRNLLNKANRVITPSQDLLERTRKYFPDATYDYLPHPEFSPIYFSSKSNNYFLNGELKILVLGRLSLMKGSRLVEACAIDAKQRKLPLYFKVIGFPVEEIKVEPEIPLSCYGVYSDSELPLLIARERADIIFFPTLWPETYSYTLSEAMRSNLPIVAPRLGVFIERLVEYPIAYLLDWNSSAKQYNDFFICLKNAIFLKDDNNGQREITTISDKKYLERYTSTSPERKSLFLSDKYNKSDNYSDLNLSEHLYSKDFLPERYLYTLNREELLNIIRDLPIVKKNLSITQSQFASLIDKLIASNHELSLLINQLKNELESESARKQEIIKRLNIEISMRRQNINELENQIRQFKNFLEEIYCSTSWKITAPIRGIKKFLIRQKKSIFNHAFGLRSQLNTLRTNAQCNYPNISQFIIEPPFYLIRKYIRPIAKKLILIFFNDIAYEQTLSSKFSENTNNNDSTNGSHQLISNFIPSERFRHADKPFNLEVTVIVPNYNHSAFLKRRLDSIYQQTYKHFRVILLDDHSNDASRDILNEYAKKYPEITQSYFNEQNSGNAFSQWKKGINLAESDIIWIAESDDFCANNFLETVIPFFMDEAIQLAYSRSLFVETDGQPTEFTFNDYLYELDQKKWLVDYVESAHNEVNCFLGKKNTIPNVSSVVFRKPTKDFALFNDNNWLNMKICGDWVFYLHLIRGGKIAFTNKTCNYYRFHSSNSSTTTYKKPTYYKEHQFVAETIAQLYKVSDETLYAHKALLERFWEQNMKSIKKTDFEEFYKLNEAFSYKEKRLPNILMASFSFSTGGGEIFPIRLANELKKRGYAITFFNFNREPVNDNVRKMLSSDIPVFECTQEIGNLDQFLINFGIEIIHTHHASTEHFFSAYMNKTRKSIKHVVTMHGMYETLEQIHADKNLPVIIKNVDLWIYIADKNLDLFKAKGYDIEDKSIKIGNGMAYPEINIINRKELNIPDDAFVLCQASRSIPEKGWEEAIEIIKEAREISQKNIHILLLGDGPVYQSLQEKKLPDYIHLLGFKNNPVDYYAMSDMGFLASRFKGESFPLSIIECLFSGKPFIASDIGEIRNMLTIENEVAGAIFALKNNWQIPIHEVAQIIADFSTNQSLYQKAQSCTQKAADRFNIKNIVAAYERAYQRVLFQ, encoded by the coding sequence TGCGCTTACAGTGATTTGCAAGTTGGTACTGTCACTCCCTTTTCCAATAATGCAACGATCTGTAGCTACCCCCGATTTACTGAGATCAACTCACTGCCGGAAGATTGCACATTTGGTGCCCTTGATGATCTGTTCTCCAAACTAAATCATTCTCAATCATTTGAAATACCAACGGCTGTTGGCTTTTGTATGTACATTACTCGTAACTGCTTAGATCAGGTAGGATATTTTAACGCATCTTTTTTTAAGGAAGGATATGGCGAAGAAAATGACTTTTGCATGCGCGCCGTGGATGCTGGTTTTAAAAATTTACTTTGTGCGGATACATTCATTTATCACAAGGGCAGAGTTTCCTTTGCTGAAAAAGCTGATATTTTATGTGACCTTGCTCAGAAAAAAATTAAAAAATCATATCCTCATTATAGTACGCTTATTAATGATTTTTGCACTAGGGACCCAGCAAGGATTATGCGAAGACGCGTTGATCTGCATCGATTAATACATTCACCCCGGAAAAAAATATTGTTTGTTACACATACATGGGGTGGAGGTACGGAAAAGCATGTCCAGGACTTAACAAAATTACTCTCACCAGAGTTTGAAGTTCTTATCATGCGCCCGAAGAGCTTGCAGGAGGTTAGTGTAGAATGGGCTAAATCAGGAGAAGAGTTTATCGTTTATTTTTCTCTGCCTTACACCTATTCAAAATTATTGGATTTCTTAAAATATATAAGAATTTCATTTATTCATTTTCACCATATTATTGGAATTAATCAGCAAATTTTAAAAATTCCTAATGATCTGGAATTACCATATGAGTTTACTTTGCACGACTACTACCCTATCTGCCCACAATTCACTCTAACTAATAAAGACGGCAGCTATTGTGGCGAACCTGATACAGCAGGATGCTCCGTGTGCTTAGAGGAACGGCCAGCGCCTTGGGGGATGGACATACTCTCATGGCGAACGCTTTTTCGAAATCTGCTCAATAAAGCAAATAGAGTTATCACCCCGTCCCAAGACCTCCTGGAACGCACTCGAAAATATTTTCCTGATGCTACCTACGACTATCTGCCGCATCCTGAATTTTCTCCTATCTACTTTTCAAGTAAGAGTAATAATTATTTCCTTAACGGTGAGTTGAAAATTCTGGTTCTGGGAAGACTATCCTTGATGAAAGGATCAAGGCTAGTAGAAGCATGTGCAATCGACGCCAAACAAAGGAAACTACCCCTATATTTTAAAGTCATCGGATTTCCTGTTGAAGAAATAAAAGTAGAGCCTGAAATTCCCTTATCGTGCTATGGTGTATATAGCGATTCAGAACTTCCATTGTTAATAGCCCGTGAACGGGCAGATATTATATTTTTTCCAACTCTATGGCCGGAAACTTATTCTTATACACTTAGCGAAGCAATGCGTTCCAATTTGCCGATTGTAGCTCCTAGACTAGGGGTGTTTATTGAGCGGCTTGTGGAATATCCGATTGCGTATTTATTGGATTGGAATAGCAGCGCTAAGCAATACAATGATTTTTTTATTTGTCTAAAAAATGCAATTTTCTTGAAAGATGACAACAATGGTCAGAGAGAAATAACCACAATAAGTGATAAAAAGTATTTAGAACGTTATACGAGCACTTCTCCAGAAAGAAAATCTCTTTTCCTTTCTGATAAATATAATAAAAGTGATAATTATTCAGATTTAAATCTTAGTGAACATTTATATTCTAAAGATTTCCTTCCCGAACGCTATCTCTATACATTAAATCGAGAAGAATTATTAAACATTATTCGAGATTTACCTATTGTTAAAAAAAATTTATCAATTACTCAATCACAATTCGCCAGTTTAATTGATAAACTAATAGCTTCTAATCATGAGTTGTCATTATTAATAAACCAGTTGAAAAATGAACTTGAAAGTGAATCAGCAAGAAAACAAGAAATCATAAAACGTTTAAATATTGAAATTTCAATGCGTCGTCAAAATATAAATGAACTGGAAAATCAAATACGCCAATTCAAAAATTTTTTAGAGGAGATCTATTGTTCAACTTCCTGGAAAATAACTGCACCCATACGAGGCATAAAAAAATTTCTCATTAGACAAAAAAAATCTATATTTAATCATGCCTTCGGACTACGAAGCCAATTAAATACTTTGAGGACAAATGCACAATGTAACTATCCAAACATTTCACAATTCATTATAGAGCCTCCTTTCTATTTAATCCGTAAATATATCAGACCGATTGCTAAGAAGTTAATCTTGATATTTTTTAATGATATTGCTTATGAACAAACTTTATCATCAAAATTTTCTGAAAATACTAATAATAATGATTCTACAAATGGATCACATCAACTAATATCAAACTTTATCCCTAGCGAACGATTTAGACATGCTGATAAGCCATTCAATCTAGAAGTAACCGTTATTGTTCCAAACTATAATCACAGCGCATTTCTGAAAAGACGTCTCGACAGTATTTATCAGCAAACCTATAAACATTTCAGAGTTATCTTACTCGACGATCACTCGAATGACGCCAGCAGAGATATTTTGAATGAATATGCGAAAAAATATCCAGAAATAACTCAAAGTTATTTTAATGAACAAAATTCGGGCAACGCTTTTTCCCAATGGAAAAAAGGAATTAATTTGGCTGAGTCAGACATCATTTGGATCGCCGAAAGCGATGATTTTTGCGCCAATAATTTTTTGGAAACAGTTATTCCTTTCTTTATGGATGAAGCTATTCAGCTTGCTTACAGTCGTTCCCTTTTTGTTGAAACTGATGGTCAACCAACAGAATTTACATTTAATGATTATCTTTATGAATTAGATCAAAAAAAATGGTTGGTTGATTATGTTGAATCTGCTCATAATGAAGTTAACTGCTTTCTAGGTAAAAAAAATACTATACCTAACGTCAGTAGCGTCGTTTTCAGGAAACCTACTAAAGATTTTGCATTGTTTAACGACAATAATTGGTTAAATATGAAAATATGTGGAGATTGGGTTTTCTATCTGCATCTGATTCGCGGTGGAAAAATTGCATTCACTAATAAAACTTGCAATTATTATCGCTTCCATTCTTCTAATTCTTCAACAACTACTTATAAAAAACCAACTTATTATAAAGAGCATCAATTTGTTGCAGAAACGATAGCGCAACTCTATAAAGTTTCTGATGAAACATTATATGCGCACAAAGCTTTATTAGAGCGGTTTTGGGAACAGAATATGAAAAGTATAAAAAAAACCGATTTTGAAGAATTTTATAAATTAAATGAAGCGTTTAGTTATAAGGAAAAGAGGCTTCCAAATATACTTATGGCTTCGTTTTCTTTTTCCACCGGAGGAGGCGAAATATTTCCTATCCGTTTGGCGAATGAGCTTAAGAAAAGAGGATACGCTATTACTTTTTTCAATTTCAATAGGGAACCCGTTAATGATAATGTAAGAAAGATGCTCTCGAGTGATATCCCAGTATTCGAATGTACTCAAGAGATTGGTAATCTAGATCAATTTCTTATCAATTTTGGCATCGAAATAATCCATACTCATCATGCTAGCACAGAACACTTTTTTTCTGCTTATATGAATAAAACTAGAAAATCGATTAAGCATGTTGTTACTATGCATGGCATGTATGAAACTTTAGAACAAATACATGCTGATAAAAATCTTCCAGTTATCATTAAGAATGTCGATTTATGGATTTATATTGCTGATAAAAATCTCGATCTTTTTAAAGCAAAAGGTTATGATATTGAAGATAAATCTATAAAAATTGGCAATGGAATGGCTTATCCTGAAATTAATATCATTAATCGCAAAGAATTGAACATACCTGATGACGCTTTTGTTCTCTGTCAAGCCAGCCGATCCATTCCAGAAAAGGGCTGGGAAGAAGCAATTGAAATTATTAAAGAGGCAAGAGAAATCTCCCAAAAAAATATTCATATACTCCTGCTTGGCGATGGTCCAGTTTACCAATCTCTTCAGGAAAAAAAACTACCTGACTATATCCATCTACTTGGATTTAAGAACAACCCTGTTGACTACTATGCAATGTCAGATATGGGTTTTTTAGCATCACGCTTTAAAGGAGAAAGTTTTCCACTTTCAATTATCGAATGCCTGTTTTCAGGGAAACCATTTATCGCGAGTGATATCGGTGAGATTCGCAATATGTTAACCATTGAAAACGAAGTTGCAGGTGCTATATTTGCTCTAAAAAATAATTGGCAAATTCCAATTCACGAAGTAGCACAAATTATTGCTGATTTTTCTACTAATCAATCACTTTATCAAAAAGCTCAATCCTGCACACAAAAAGCGGCGGATCGCTTCAATATTAAAAATATCGTTGCGGCTTATGAAAGAGCTTATCAGCGTGTTTTATTTCAATGA
- a CDS encoding glycosyltransferase has product MLKLPTLNLITFLVSRSFHVLKTEGLWVLAKKIRRRLSATALKPPRRPRLFNLREPFSPLAFPYHETPEVSIIIPVFNQFRFTHHCLAALAADRSRYHFEVIVVDDSSTDGTPKALASYTGVRLIVNPDNLGFVGATNRAASVARGNYLIFLNNDTQVQPGWLDALIETFQTFQNAGLVGSRLIYPHGRLQEAGGILSADGSAWNYGHLDDPYKPQYSYVREPDYVSGAALAIRRDLFEDLGGFDTHFAPAYYEDADLAFRVRAAGYRVYYQPWSQVVHCEGVSAGTDETATSGMKRFQSINQRKFLERWQGALTSHGSRGEALEFQKERHVRRRAFVVDVYMLTPDKESGSLRMLNLFTILQELGFKVTFAAANLEAPEPYVADLQKQGVEVLYRPYITSIDQHLRTHGDDYQLVILSRADAAAQVMASARRYCRNARIVYDTVDLHFLREMRLAELTGNRIARTVAEGRKRQELELIAQADTTLVVSTVERDLLIQEAPEADVRVVSNIHRVYGSRKPFAERRDLFFIGAFAHPPNTDAMLWFCREIFPLVLEQEPEIRFSVIGADPPAQIVALASEHVHILGYVPDVTAFFDGCRLSVAPLRYGAGVKGKINQSLAYGLPVVATTPAVEGMFLENGQSVLIADEPWEFARQILRLYRDPALWRTLSNKGLTVMAEHFGFAAAHRAVIDLINARGS; this is encoded by the coding sequence ATGCTTAAGCTGCCGACGCTCAATCTGATAACATTCCTTGTCTCGCGCTCCTTCCATGTTCTGAAGACTGAAGGTCTCTGGGTTCTGGCTAAAAAGATCCGCCGTCGACTCAGCGCTACGGCTCTCAAGCCGCCACGGCGTCCCCGGTTGTTCAACCTGCGTGAACCGTTTTCTCCCCTTGCTTTTCCCTACCATGAAACTCCAGAGGTTTCCATCATTATCCCGGTCTTTAACCAGTTCCGCTTTACTCACCATTGCTTGGCGGCGCTGGCGGCGGATAGGAGTCGGTATCATTTTGAGGTGATCGTCGTCGATGATAGCTCCACCGACGGGACGCCCAAAGCACTCGCCAGCTACACAGGGGTGCGCCTGATTGTCAACCCTGATAACCTGGGCTTCGTGGGAGCAACCAATCGCGCGGCGTCCGTTGCTCGCGGGAATTACCTGATTTTCCTGAACAACGATACCCAGGTTCAGCCAGGTTGGCTGGATGCTTTAATTGAAACTTTCCAGACGTTTCAGAACGCCGGTCTGGTAGGCAGCCGGCTGATCTATCCACACGGACGCTTGCAGGAGGCGGGCGGCATTCTCTCCGCCGATGGCTCCGCCTGGAACTATGGGCATCTCGATGATCCCTACAAGCCTCAATACAGCTATGTGCGTGAGCCGGATTATGTCTCTGGCGCAGCGCTCGCCATTCGACGCGATCTGTTCGAGGATCTGGGCGGTTTCGACACCCACTTTGCCCCAGCTTACTATGAAGACGCCGATCTGGCTTTCCGGGTCCGCGCGGCAGGCTATCGGGTTTACTACCAGCCCTGGTCCCAGGTTGTGCATTGTGAAGGGGTGAGCGCGGGAACCGATGAGACTGCAACTAGCGGCATGAAACGGTTTCAGTCGATTAATCAAAGGAAGTTTCTTGAGCGCTGGCAAGGAGCATTGACGTCGCATGGTTCGCGGGGCGAGGCGTTGGAGTTCCAGAAAGAGCGCCACGTGCGCCGCCGCGCCTTTGTCGTCGATGTTTATATGCTGACGCCTGATAAGGAGTCGGGTTCGTTGCGGATGCTCAACCTGTTTACCATTTTGCAGGAGTTGGGATTCAAGGTCACCTTTGCCGCCGCTAACCTGGAAGCGCCTGAACCCTACGTCGCCGATCTGCAGAAGCAGGGGGTCGAGGTGCTTTACCGCCCCTATATCACGTCTATCGACCAGCACTTGCGCACGCACGGCGACGACTACCAACTGGTGATTCTGAGCCGCGCCGATGCAGCGGCGCAGGTGATGGCGTCTGCCCGGCGCTATTGTCGAAACGCCCGCATCGTCTATGACACCGTGGACTTACACTTCCTGCGTGAAATGCGTCTTGCCGAGCTGACCGGGAACCGAATTGCCCGTACTGTCGCGGAAGGACGCAAACGTCAGGAACTGGAGTTAATCGCCCAGGCCGATACGACATTGGTGGTCAGCACGGTGGAGCGTGATCTATTGATCCAAGAAGCGCCGGAGGCAGACGTGCGGGTGGTCTCGAATATTCACCGTGTCTACGGTAGCCGAAAGCCCTTTGCGGAGCGACGCGACCTTTTCTTCATCGGCGCTTTCGCCCATCCGCCGAATACCGACGCGATGCTCTGGTTCTGCCGGGAAATCTTCCCCCTGGTGCTGGAACAGGAGCCGGAAATCCGTTTCTCGGTAATCGGAGCGGATCCGCCGGCTCAGATCGTGGCCCTGGCTTCGGAGCATGTGCATATCCTGGGCTATGTTCCTGACGTGACTGCTTTCTTCGACGGCTGCCGTTTATCGGTGGCCCCGTTGCGCTATGGGGCGGGTGTCAAGGGCAAGATCAACCAAAGTCTGGCTTACGGCCTGCCGGTGGTGGCGACGACGCCAGCGGTGGAGGGCATGTTCCTGGAGAATGGCCAATCCGTTCTGATAGCTGATGAACCCTGGGAGTTTGCCCGACAGATATTGCGTCTCTACCGTGACCCAGCCTTATGGAGGACGTTGTCTAACAAGGGGCTGACGGTGATGGCAGAACATTTTGGGTTTGCAGCGGCCCATCGTGCTGTGATTGATCTAATTAACGCGAGGGGCAGTTGA
- a CDS encoding glycosyltransferase gives MLTGNASSIDLPLVSIIVRSMARPTLPEALDSIAHQTYPHIEIVVVNALGSSHPPPVVESGRFSLRFVDHGQALDRSAAANAGLEAARGRYLGFLDDDDLLFPEHVSVLIDALQRQTWAQVAYSGVRMIAYRDDATPCFEALFNQLFHLPSLRAQNYIPMHAVLFDRALWETGCRLDESLALYEDWDFWLQLAEHGKFLHVDRVTACYRNFGHSGFGFDQKADTAKIAAGRAALFEKWRKIWSGADLSEAFAALRDGIIHQPPHGPVAVLSGELLADSIAQLEQMLLGLESKYRRDQDLFRENQRRMDELSALAHDLRSQILEQSGQLEAVYRSTSWRITEPLRSLVHAWRQWRK, from the coding sequence GTGCTAACGGGAAACGCCAGTTCTATTGATTTACCCCTGGTCAGCATCATCGTTCGCAGTATGGCGCGTCCCACCCTGCCCGAGGCGTTGGATAGCATCGCTCACCAGACCTATCCCCACATTGAGATAGTCGTGGTGAATGCGCTCGGTTCCAGCCATCCGCCACCGGTTGTAGAATCTGGACGTTTTTCGTTGCGCTTTGTTGATCATGGTCAAGCGCTGGATCGGAGCGCTGCCGCGAATGCCGGGTTGGAAGCCGCAAGAGGCCGTTACCTCGGGTTCCTGGATGATGATGATCTGCTCTTCCCGGAACATGTCTCGGTGCTCATCGACGCCTTGCAACGACAAACCTGGGCGCAGGTCGCTTACAGCGGGGTGCGGATGATCGCTTACCGGGACGACGCTACCCCCTGTTTTGAAGCCCTGTTCAACCAGCTTTTCCATTTGCCGAGTCTGCGCGCGCAAAACTATATCCCGATGCATGCGGTGTTGTTTGACCGGGCGTTGTGGGAAACAGGTTGCCGATTGGATGAAAGTCTAGCGCTATACGAGGATTGGGATTTCTGGCTGCAATTGGCGGAGCACGGCAAGTTTTTGCATGTGGACCGGGTGACTGCCTGCTATCGCAATTTTGGCCATTCCGGGTTTGGCTTTGACCAGAAGGCGGATACCGCGAAAATTGCAGCGGGTCGGGCAGCGCTGTTTGAGAAATGGCGAAAAATCTGGTCGGGAGCCGATTTAAGCGAGGCTTTTGCAGCCCTGCGCGATGGGATTATTCATCAGCCGCCGCATGGCCCTGTCGCTGTGCTGTCAGGCGAGCTATTAGCGGATTCCATCGCCCAACTCGAACAGATGCTGCTTGGACTGGAAAGCAAGTATCGGCGCGATCAGGATTTATTTAGAGAAAATCAGCGACGGATGGATGAATTGTCGGCCCTCGCGCACGATCTGCGCAGCCAAATACTCGAACAATCCGGCCAGCTTGAAGCGGTTTACCGGTCAACCTCCTGGCGAATCACTGAACCCTTGAGAAGCCTGGTTCACGCCTGGCGACAATGGCGCAAATGA
- a CDS encoding 2-hydroxyacid dehydrogenase yields MLGVFLDRDSLDCGDLDFGNLNRVLPELRCYSATAPDEVAERIAEAEVVISNKVKLDAAALGQARRLKLICVAATGVNNVDLEEAARHSLTVCNCRGYGTASVVQHVFALLLSLITHLSEYRQAVREGRWQQARQFCLLDYPIRELTGKTLGIVGYGELGRGVARVAEVFGMKVLIAQRPGVVEEQEGRMPLPILLPQVDVLSLHCPLTPETRGLIGAWELALMKRDAILINTARGGLVDETLLANALRQGALGGAGVDVLSLEPPVDGNPLLAQDIPNLIVTPHSAWGSRESRQRMVEQLAESIQGWLDGKLMRVVTC; encoded by the coding sequence ATGCTGGGTGTGTTTCTCGATCGGGATTCGCTAGACTGCGGCGATCTCGACTTTGGCAATCTGAACCGGGTTTTACCGGAACTGCGCTGTTACTCGGCAACGGCTCCTGATGAAGTCGCCGAACGCATTGCCGAAGCCGAAGTTGTGATCAGCAATAAAGTGAAACTGGATGCCGCCGCCCTGGGTCAGGCCCGGCGCCTGAAACTGATCTGCGTGGCCGCGACCGGGGTGAACAATGTTGATCTGGAGGAGGCGGCGCGGCACAGTCTAACGGTCTGTAATTGCCGCGGCTATGGCACGGCCTCGGTGGTTCAGCATGTCTTCGCGCTGTTGCTGAGTTTGATCACCCACTTGTCCGAGTACCGTCAGGCGGTGCGAGAGGGGCGCTGGCAACAGGCGCGTCAGTTCTGCCTGTTGGATTACCCCATCCGCGAGTTGACAGGTAAAACGCTGGGCATCGTTGGCTACGGTGAATTGGGACGAGGAGTGGCGCGCGTTGCCGAGGTTTTCGGTATGAAAGTCCTGATTGCCCAGCGCCCTGGCGTCGTCGAGGAACAGGAAGGCCGGATGCCATTACCGATCCTGCTGCCGCAAGTGGACGTACTCAGTCTGCATTGTCCGCTGACTCCAGAAACCCGGGGGTTGATTGGCGCTTGGGAACTGGCGCTAATGAAGCGTGACGCCATCCTGATCAACACGGCGCGCGGCGGCTTGGTGGATGAAACGCTGTTGGCCAATGCCTTGCGCCAGGGCGCGTTGGGCGGCGCGGGCGTGGATGTGTTGAGTTTAGAGCCACCCGTCGATGGTAATCCGTTATTGGCGCAAGATATTCCCAATCTGATTGTTACTCCGCACAGCGCCTGGGGCAGCCGCGAATCCCGCCAGCGCATGGTTGAGCAGTTGGCGGAGAGTATCCAGGGTTGGCTGGATGGGAAGCTGATGCGAGTCGTGACGTGCTAA
- a CDS encoding ferrochelatase, whose protein sequence is MKSTITPAFAHDRLACTGILLANLGTPDAPTPSALRRYLGEFLWDSRVVEIPRFLWWLILHGVILRIRPAQSARKYARIWTPEGSPLLAISRRQAAALAKTLAERCPGPVQVALGMRYGQPSIASALAELQAAGAERLLVLPLYPQYSATTTAATFDAVAAELRTWRWLPELRFITQYHDDPGYLDALAAQIRADRAGRPGERLLFSFHGLPKRNLLAGDPYHCQCHKTARLVAERLELAPEQWAVAFQSRFGRAEWLQPYTSVLLMEWGKASVKSVDVVCPGFATDCLETLEEIAMENRQTFLDAGGERYRYLPALNDAADHITALAGLIERHAAGWPEFSAQYDIDALYAECAARRGRVVKFLSNRNNL, encoded by the coding sequence ATGAAATCAACCATTACTCCTGCCTTCGCCCATGATCGACTGGCCTGCACCGGAATATTACTGGCTAACCTGGGTACGCCCGATGCCCCCACACCATCGGCTCTTCGCCGGTATCTGGGCGAATTTCTTTGGGATTCCCGGGTTGTCGAAATCCCCCGGTTCTTATGGTGGCTGATCCTGCATGGCGTCATTCTCCGCATCCGTCCCGCTCAATCCGCGCGCAAGTACGCCAGGATCTGGACTCCGGAAGGTTCGCCCTTGCTAGCGATCAGTCGCCGGCAGGCGGCGGCGCTGGCCAAGACCCTGGCTGAACGCTGCCCCGGCCCGGTGCAAGTCGCGCTCGGTATGCGCTACGGCCAACCCTCTATCGCCTCTGCCCTGGCTGAATTACAGGCCGCGGGCGCTGAACGGTTACTGGTGCTGCCCCTTTACCCGCAATATTCTGCCACGACCACGGCCGCGACCTTCGACGCAGTCGCCGCCGAATTGCGGACTTGGCGCTGGTTGCCGGAGTTGCGTTTTATTACGCAATACCATGATGATCCGGGCTATCTCGACGCCTTGGCCGCGCAGATCCGGGCTGACCGCGCGGGACGGCCTGGCGAGCGACTGCTGTTTTCTTTCCACGGCTTGCCCAAACGCAATCTATTGGCCGGCGATCCCTATCACTGCCAGTGCCATAAGACCGCCCGGTTGGTGGCTGAACGGCTGGAGCTGGCGCCGGAACAATGGGCGGTGGCTTTCCAGTCCCGCTTTGGCCGCGCCGAATGGCTGCAACCCTATACCAGCGTGTTGCTGATGGAGTGGGGGAAAGCCAGCGTCAAGAGCGTGGATGTGGTGTGTCCCGGCTTCGCTACGGACTGTCTGGAAACTCTGGAAGAAATCGCCATGGAAAACCGTCAGACGTTTCTCGACGCTGGTGGTGAGCGTTATCGTTATCTGCCCGCGCTGAATGATGCTGCTGACCATATCACCGCCCTGGCTGGGCTTATTGAACGGCATGCGGCGGGTTGGCCGGAATTCAGCGCCCAGTACGATATTGACGCCCTCTATGCCGAATGCGCCGCCCGCCGGGGCAGGGTTGTTAAGTTCTTATCGAACCGCAATAATCTTTAA
- a CDS encoding cache domain-containing protein, whose amino-acid sequence MRTLLSFALFCGLTSIVYATEFGTAEEAQALVKKAVAHIKSSGPEKAYADFTAKNKDFIDRDLYIVVISPKGTVLAHGANDKIVGKDMLDVKDLDGKAFNHEIVEKAKTPNNSYSVDFKFMDPVTKKVLPKTLFCESVDKTAVCAGIYKR is encoded by the coding sequence ATGAGAACCTTGTTAAGTTTTGCTCTATTCTGTGGATTAACCTCAATTGTTTACGCCACAGAGTTTGGCACTGCTGAAGAAGCGCAGGCCCTCGTTAAAAAGGCGGTTGCACATATTAAGAGTTCCGGCCCGGAGAAAGCCTATGCGGACTTTACTGCTAAAAATAAGGATTTTATTGACCGGGATTTATATATCGTTGTTATTAGCCCTAAAGGAACGGTCCTAGCTCATGGCGCTAATGATAAAATCGTTGGAAAAGATATGCTTGATGTAAAGGATCTGGATGGCAAAGCGTTCAATCACGAGATTGTCGAAAAAGCCAAGACTCCGAATAACAGTTACTCGGTGGATTTTAAATTCATGGATCCGGTAACAAAGAAAGTTTTGCCTAAGACTTTATTTTGTGAGAGTGTGGATAAAACTGCTGTATGCGCTGGAATTTACAAACGCTGA